A stretch of the Planctomycetota bacterium genome encodes the following:
- a CDS encoding adenylosuccinate synthase gives MPSLCVVGMQWGDEGKGKLIDYLAAQADVVARYAGGSNAGHTVVVNGRKTVLHLLPSGILHEKCLCVIGNGVVVDPVGLLEEIALVESHGARVGDNLLVSDRAQVVMPYHKLLDKAIEESKGAGKLGTTLRGIGPCYADKASRTGIRMIELVKPRALRARLEENLPLVNRVLQAVYGYQPLSLDAVYEEYEGYGERLRPFVGDSVTRLHEAFAQGRRVLFEGAQGSMLDIDFGTYPFLTSSNASACGVPAGTGVPPRRVGAVLGVVKAYTTRVGAGPFPTELHNELGKLLREKGGEFGATTGRPRRCGWLDAVALRYALAINGTDYLAITKLDVLDEQPTVKICTAYKHGGAVYETFPSDLDVLASCEPQYEELPGWESDITGATSIEELPAATLAYLRRIEEVLGVPVGVVSVGNERRQTILVESDGLFR, from the coding sequence ATGCCTTCGCTCTGCGTGGTCGGAATGCAGTGGGGTGACGAGGGAAAGGGCAAGCTGATTGACTACCTGGCGGCCCAGGCCGACGTGGTGGCGCGCTACGCGGGAGGGAGCAATGCGGGCCATACAGTGGTGGTCAACGGCCGGAAAACCGTGCTCCACCTGCTGCCCAGCGGCATCCTCCACGAGAAGTGCCTTTGCGTGATCGGCAACGGCGTGGTAGTGGACCCCGTGGGCCTCCTCGAGGAGATCGCGCTGGTGGAGTCCCACGGTGCCCGGGTGGGCGACAACCTGCTGGTCAGCGACCGCGCCCAGGTGGTGATGCCCTATCACAAACTGCTCGACAAGGCCATCGAAGAGTCGAAGGGCGCCGGCAAGCTGGGCACGACGCTCCGCGGCATCGGTCCCTGCTACGCCGACAAGGCGAGCCGCACCGGGATCCGCATGATCGAGCTGGTGAAGCCGCGAGCCCTCCGGGCGCGGCTCGAGGAGAATCTGCCGCTCGTGAATCGCGTGCTTCAGGCCGTCTACGGCTACCAGCCGCTGTCGCTGGACGCCGTCTACGAGGAGTACGAAGGCTACGGCGAGCGGCTGCGGCCGTTCGTGGGCGACTCGGTGACGCGCCTGCACGAGGCATTCGCCCAGGGGCGCAGGGTGCTCTTCGAGGGCGCGCAGGGCTCGATGCTGGACATTGATTTCGGCACTTACCCGTTCCTCACGTCGTCGAACGCCTCGGCGTGCGGGGTGCCGGCCGGCACGGGGGTGCCCCCGCGTCGGGTGGGCGCCGTGCTGGGCGTCGTGAAGGCCTACACGACCCGCGTAGGCGCCGGGCCGTTCCCCACCGAGTTGCACAACGAGCTGGGGAAACTCCTGCGCGAGAAAGGCGGCGAATTCGGCGCGACCACGGGGCGGCCCCGCCGCTGCGGTTGGCTCGACGCCGTGGCCCTGCGCTACGCCCTGGCAATCAACGGCACCGATTACCTGGCGATCACGAAGCTGGACGTGCTGGACGAGCAGCCGACCGTGAAGATCTGCACGGCCTACAAGCACGGCGGTGCCGTGTACGAGACGTTCCCGAGCGACCTGGACGTGTTGGCGAGCTGCGAGCCCCAGTACGAGGAGCTGCCCGGCTGGGAGAGCGACATCACGGGCGCCACCAGCATCGAGGAACTCCCCGCCGCCACCCTCGCCTACCTGCGCCGCATCGAGGAGGTCCTGGGGGTGCCGGTGGGCGTCGTGTCGGTCGGCAACGAGCGGCGCCAGACCATTCTGGTCGAGAGCGACGGCCTGTTCCGCTGA
- a CDS encoding alpha/beta fold hydrolase has product MPLTFDFPLERLKTYQGINPRPADFDAYWDRALAEMHALDPQVTLTPAEFQAPFAECFDLHFTGVGGARVYAKLLRPKSAPKPHPAVLLFHGYSGNSGDWWDKLGYVAQGYTVAALDARGQGGRSEDKGGVSGNTLRGHIIRGLDDALRGQPEKLLFRQIYLDCAQLARLVMAMPDVDPARVGATGGSQGGALTVACVALEPRVRRAAPVFPFLSDYKRVWEMDQAKDAYAELREFFRLFDPRHEREDRVFETLGYVDIQHLAPRIRADVLWAIGLMDTICPPSSQFAAYNKITSPKTMAIYPDFGHEGLPGMADRIYQFMLGL; this is encoded by the coding sequence ATGCCACTGACGTTTGACTTCCCACTGGAACGTCTGAAGACCTATCAGGGCATCAACCCGCGCCCCGCCGACTTCGATGCCTACTGGGACCGGGCTCTGGCCGAGATGCACGCGCTCGACCCGCAGGTGACGCTCACGCCCGCCGAGTTCCAGGCGCCGTTCGCCGAGTGCTTCGACCTGCACTTCACCGGCGTGGGCGGCGCGCGGGTCTACGCCAAGCTGCTGCGCCCGAAGAGCGCGCCCAAGCCGCACCCCGCCGTGCTGCTGTTCCACGGCTACTCGGGCAACTCGGGCGACTGGTGGGACAAGCTGGGCTACGTGGCCCAGGGCTACACCGTGGCGGCCCTCGACGCCCGTGGCCAGGGCGGGCGGTCCGAGGACAAGGGCGGGGTGAGCGGCAACACGCTCCGCGGCCACATCATCCGCGGCCTCGACGACGCACTCCGCGGCCAGCCCGAGAAGCTGCTCTTCCGCCAGATCTACCTCGACTGCGCCCAACTCGCCCGCCTCGTGATGGCGATGCCCGACGTGGACCCGGCCCGCGTGGGCGCCACCGGCGGCAGCCAGGGCGGCGCGCTCACCGTGGCCTGCGTGGCCCTCGAGCCGCGCGTGCGCCGCGCCGCGCCCGTGTTCCCCTTCCTGAGCGACTACAAGCGCGTGTGGGAGATGGACCAGGCGAAGGACGCCTACGCCGAACTGCGCGAGTTCTTCCGCCTGTTCGACCCGCGCCACGAGCGCGAGGACCGCGTGTTCGAGACGCTGGGCTACGTGGACATCCAGCACCTCGCCCCGCGCATCCGCGCCGACGTGCTCTGGGCCATCGGCCTCATGGACACCATCTGCCCCCCCTCCAGCCAGTTCGCCGCCTACAACAAGATCACGTCGCCGAAGACGATGGCCATCTACCCCGACTTCGGCCACGAGGGGTTGCCGGGGATGGCCGACCGCATCTATCAGTTCATGCTGGGGCTGTAG
- a CDS encoding PhoH family protein, with the protein MAKHRIEIEDPQVARTLYGECDGHLRLLRDAFAVSVAAREGAVVIEGDEAGVASAARAFDLMRRRAEEGRRLRLFEVEDIVDAVSRDPGFRDEVRLDVRGGAYVTPRSQGQAAYLDALRHHDIVFAIGPAGTGKTYLAVAMALTALRSGRIKKLILARPAVEAGEKLGFLPGDLEEKVNPYLRPLYDALHDMLDYGLVRKYMERDVIEVVPLAFMRGRTLNHAFVILDEAQNTTVGQMMMFLTRLGTRSQGVITGDVTQVDLPANELSGLVHAQRILSGIEGIAFVRLTKGDIVRHRLVQDIVEAYERDAAERGRGGPPS; encoded by the coding sequence GTGGCCAAGCACCGGATCGAGATCGAGGACCCCCAGGTGGCCCGCACCCTCTACGGCGAGTGCGACGGCCACCTGCGCCTGCTGCGCGACGCCTTCGCGGTCAGCGTGGCCGCGCGCGAGGGCGCCGTGGTGATCGAGGGCGACGAGGCCGGCGTGGCCTCGGCGGCGCGGGCCTTCGACCTCATGCGCCGCCGGGCCGAGGAGGGGCGGCGGCTGCGCCTCTTCGAGGTCGAGGACATCGTGGATGCGGTGTCGCGCGACCCCGGCTTCCGCGACGAGGTGCGCCTCGACGTCCGCGGCGGCGCCTACGTGACCCCGCGCTCGCAGGGCCAGGCCGCCTATCTCGATGCCCTGCGCCACCACGACATCGTGTTCGCCATCGGCCCCGCCGGCACGGGCAAGACCTATCTCGCCGTGGCCATGGCTCTCACCGCCTTGCGCAGCGGGCGGATCAAGAAACTCATCCTCGCGCGCCCGGCCGTGGAAGCCGGGGAGAAGCTGGGCTTCCTGCCCGGCGACCTCGAGGAGAAGGTGAACCCGTACCTGCGCCCGCTCTACGATGCCCTGCACGACATGCTCGACTACGGGCTGGTGCGCAAGTACATGGAGCGCGACGTCATCGAGGTGGTGCCGCTGGCCTTCATGCGCGGGCGCACGCTGAACCACGCCTTCGTGATCCTGGACGAGGCCCAGAACACCACCGTCGGCCAGATGATGATGTTCCTCACGCGCCTCGGCACCCGGTCGCAGGGGGTCATCACCGGCGACGTCACCCAGGTGGACCTGCCGGCCAACGAACTCTCGGGGCTCGTGCACGCCCAGCGGATTCTCTCCGGCATCGAAGGCATCGCGTTCGTGCGGCTCACCAAGGGCGACATCGTGCGGCACCGCCTGGTGCAGGACATCGTGGAAGCCTACGAGCGCGACGCTGCCGAGCGTGGCCGCGGAGGCCCGCCAAGCTGA
- a CDS encoding PIG-L family deacetylase, whose product MKDNGRILAIGAHPDDVEFKAAGTLSLLRKKGYEIAIVTVANGDCGSTEHSSIEIARIRAAEAAESAALLQGRYIGLGCGDLAICFDMETRRKVTNAIREVDPFIVFTHPHEDYMADHEVTSRLVRDACFGAPIPNYGGYGNLPHTHGIPYLYYWDAMEGIDYLGRPQPVHFYVDVTTEMDVKRAMLACHRSQREWLLRQHGLDHYIGSMEHWGAERGTEAGFAYAEGFCQHRGHAYPKDNALEKLLGSEKVRAAT is encoded by the coding sequence ATGAAAGACAACGGACGCATCCTGGCCATCGGCGCCCACCCCGACGACGTGGAGTTCAAGGCCGCCGGCACCCTCTCGCTGCTGCGCAAGAAGGGCTACGAGATCGCCATCGTCACTGTGGCCAACGGCGACTGCGGCTCCACCGAGCACTCCTCCATAGAGATCGCCCGGATCCGCGCCGCCGAGGCCGCCGAGAGCGCCGCGCTCCTCCAGGGGCGCTACATCGGCCTCGGCTGTGGCGACCTCGCCATCTGCTTTGACATGGAAACCCGCCGCAAGGTCACCAACGCCATCCGCGAGGTGGACCCCTTCATCGTGTTCACGCACCCCCACGAGGACTACATGGCGGACCACGAGGTCACCAGCCGCCTGGTCCGCGACGCCTGCTTCGGCGCGCCCATCCCCAACTACGGCGGCTACGGCAACCTGCCCCACACCCACGGCATCCCCTACCTCTACTATTGGGACGCGATGGAAGGCATAGACTACCTTGGCCGCCCCCAGCCCGTACACTTCTACGTGGACGTGACGACCGAGATGGACGTCAAGCGTGCCATGCTCGCCTGTCATCGCAGCCAGCGCGAGTGGCTCCTGCGCCAGCACGGGCTCGACCACTACATCGGCTCGATGGAGCACTGGGGCGCAGAACGGGGCACGGAGGCCGGCTTTGCATACGCCGAGGGCTTCTGCCAGCACCGCGGCCACGCGTATCCGAAGGATAATGCGCTGGAGAAGCTGCTGGGCAGCGAGAAGGTGAGGGCCGCGACCTGA
- a CDS encoding MATE family efflux transporter encodes MHPPATPLRERGITAAWRDLCEVMGISAPVIVAMASHTVMGLIDTLMLSKYGARELAAVSPAGSAVFAFLAFIMGTGNCASTFVAQSMGRGEPEECARYTWQAIYFGLFAQAVVLPLIAGAPLLFAAFGHAPEVQRLESSYFRIVLAHAAATGAYAALASFFQGISRPGVPMWAALVANGFNVLADYALIFGKLGCPELGIRGAALATTLASYLQAGLLLAAFLWAPVHEQFRSRHHWRLDRARLRAFLHVGSAAGLSFMLDVASWAIFVNLLIGRLGEHVMAANSVTGSIMSLSFMPAVGINKGVQVLVGQYIGRRDIHGAKRRAYLGIGVAVAYMTAMGVLFFVFRREIFLLFRREEAIVEAGSTMLVLAAIFQAFDAVGIVVTGALRGAGDTRVPALITIASGWGVLIPLGYALTFPAGLGYVGAWSAAAVQIALVGLVLLWRFASEAWRKIDIFQGAGSPAVAQPDEGVGDSPDLNAQGR; translated from the coding sequence GTGCACCCCCCGGCAACTCCCCTCCGCGAACGCGGCATCACGGCGGCCTGGCGCGACCTGTGCGAGGTGATGGGCATCTCGGCGCCCGTGATCGTGGCCATGGCCTCGCATACCGTGATGGGGCTGATCGACACCCTGATGCTCTCGAAGTACGGGGCGCGCGAGCTGGCCGCGGTGAGCCCCGCGGGTTCGGCCGTGTTTGCGTTCCTGGCCTTCATCATGGGCACGGGCAATTGCGCCAGCACGTTCGTGGCGCAGAGCATGGGCCGGGGCGAGCCCGAGGAGTGCGCACGCTATACGTGGCAGGCTATCTACTTCGGGCTGTTCGCCCAGGCCGTGGTGCTGCCGCTGATCGCGGGCGCGCCGCTGCTCTTCGCGGCCTTCGGGCACGCGCCCGAGGTTCAGCGGCTGGAGAGCTCGTACTTCCGCATCGTGCTGGCCCATGCGGCCGCCACGGGGGCCTACGCGGCGCTGGCGTCGTTCTTCCAGGGGATCAGCCGGCCCGGCGTGCCCATGTGGGCCGCGCTGGTGGCCAACGGCTTCAACGTGCTGGCCGACTACGCGCTGATCTTCGGCAAGCTGGGCTGCCCCGAGCTGGGCATCCGCGGCGCGGCCCTGGCCACCACCCTGGCGAGTTACCTCCAGGCCGGCCTGCTGCTCGCCGCGTTCCTGTGGGCGCCCGTGCACGAGCAGTTTCGGAGCCGGCACCACTGGCGCTTGGACCGGGCGCGCCTGCGGGCCTTCCTGCACGTCGGCTCGGCCGCGGGCCTGAGCTTCATGCTGGACGTGGCGAGCTGGGCCATCTTCGTCAATCTCCTCATCGGGCGACTTGGCGAGCACGTGATGGCGGCCAACAGCGTGACCGGCTCAATCATGAGCCTGTCGTTCATGCCCGCCGTGGGGATCAACAAGGGCGTGCAGGTGCTCGTGGGGCAGTACATCGGGCGGCGCGACATTCACGGGGCCAAGCGCCGCGCCTATCTGGGCATCGGGGTGGCCGTGGCCTACATGACGGCGATGGGCGTTCTGTTCTTCGTCTTCCGCCGCGAGATATTCCTCCTCTTCCGCCGCGAGGAGGCCATCGTCGAGGCCGGCAGCACGATGCTCGTTCTCGCCGCCATTTTCCAGGCGTTCGATGCCGTGGGCATCGTGGTCACAGGGGCGCTGCGGGGCGCGGGCGACACACGCGTGCCTGCCCTCATCACCATCGCGTCGGGTTGGGGCGTGCTCATTCCGCTCGGTTATGCGCTCACGTTCCCGGCCGGCCTGGGCTACGTGGGCGCCTGGAGCGCCGCGGCGGTCCAGATCGCGCTCGTGGGGCTGGTGCTGCTATGGCGCTTCGCGAGCGAGGCGTGGCGGAAGATAGACATCTTCCAGGGGGCCGGCAGCCCAGCGGTCGCCCAGCCGGACGAGGGCGTGGGGGACTCGCCAGACCTGAATGCTCAGGGCCGCTGA
- a CDS encoding right-handed parallel beta-helix repeat-containing protein has translation MKLMLLALLVVLACRADARGAEFTVTPGSDLAKARDAVRKLVAEGLKAHVTVLLKGGTYELPETLAFGPEDSGTEQFSITYAAVPGERVIVSGCRRIAGWKKGEGETWTAEVAGVKDGKWYFHQLWVNGRRAIRARTPNADAAQPCWQLKGASLAKELKSHTYTFGAGQLKEWKNLTDVEAVVYGNWEITRKRFEKADPAAGVAQMLGPHARPHDAIAAGGGRWFYLENAAEFLDQPGEWYLDRQTGVLTYWPRPGEDLTKAEVIAPALTRLVEVKGTPERPVRNLHFRGIEFAYADWTPPPGGYLGIQACHFTAGTGWDKAEWARIPAALRFDHAEACSVTDGAIAHVGGCGIEFVTRCSKCTVEGNHIHDVSGNGIILGGPKAEADVPRDCRVANNHVHGIGLDYAGAVGIWVGFAQRAVIAHNLVHDTPYTGISLGWQWNPQPTPARENTIEWNHVHNVMNRLGDGGCIYTLGLQPGTQIRFNHLHDVHRSPLCQAAPNNGMFIDEGSKGFHFERNVIYRTSAEPVRFNQCARDWHTWKDNVEGDIAAPVPGKVGLALGCDGSSSFVEAPHKPELDPEQLTVEAWVKLDEYPGGNDPRRWIVNKNRNEWEEGHYALIVERDRVGAYLNIGGGRQNHLMAMSGEGALKLGAWHHAAFTYDGADLKVYLDGKQVAAAAINKKRKPGHAALAIGRRQDAYNYFKGAIDEVRVYARALAADELKAHFDTPGVKDDKALAGAWTFDDQAKLSEGAKEVMDKAGLEPAYRERLGQAAK, from the coding sequence ATGAAGCTCATGCTGCTTGCTCTCCTTGTCGTGCTGGCCTGTCGGGCCGATGCCCGCGGCGCCGAGTTCACGGTGACGCCTGGCTCCGACCTGGCGAAGGCCCGCGACGCCGTCCGCAAGCTCGTCGCCGAGGGGCTGAAGGCCCACGTCACCGTGCTCCTCAAAGGCGGAACCTACGAGTTGCCCGAAACGCTCGCCTTCGGGCCGGAGGACTCCGGCACGGAGCAGTTCTCGATCACCTACGCCGCCGTGCCGGGCGAGAGGGTTATCGTCAGCGGCTGCCGCCGCATCGCGGGCTGGAAGAAGGGCGAGGGCGAGACGTGGACAGCCGAAGTGGCTGGCGTGAAGGACGGCAAGTGGTACTTCCACCAGCTCTGGGTGAACGGCCGGCGGGCCATTCGCGCCCGCACGCCCAACGCCGACGCCGCGCAGCCCTGCTGGCAGCTCAAGGGCGCGAGCCTGGCCAAGGAACTCAAGTCGCACACTTACACCTTCGGCGCCGGCCAGCTCAAGGAGTGGAAGAACCTCACGGACGTCGAGGCGGTGGTCTACGGCAACTGGGAGATCACGCGGAAGCGCTTCGAGAAGGCGGACCCCGCGGCCGGCGTGGCCCAGATGCTCGGCCCGCACGCCCGGCCCCACGACGCCATCGCCGCGGGCGGCGGCCGCTGGTTCTACCTCGAGAACGCCGCCGAATTCCTCGACCAGCCCGGCGAATGGTATCTCGACCGCCAGACGGGTGTGCTGACCTACTGGCCCCGGCCGGGCGAGGACCTGACGAAGGCCGAGGTGATCGCGCCCGCGCTCACACGCCTCGTGGAGGTCAAGGGCACCCCCGAAAGGCCCGTCCGCAACCTGCACTTCAGAGGCATCGAGTTCGCCTATGCCGACTGGACTCCTCCCCCCGGCGGCTATCTGGGCATCCAGGCCTGTCACTTCACCGCCGGCACGGGCTGGGACAAGGCGGAGTGGGCCCGCATCCCTGCCGCCCTGCGCTTCGACCACGCCGAGGCGTGCAGCGTCACCGACGGCGCCATCGCCCACGTGGGCGGCTGCGGCATCGAATTCGTCACCCGCTGCTCGAAGTGCACGGTCGAGGGTAACCACATCCACGACGTCAGCGGCAACGGTATCATCCTCGGCGGCCCGAAGGCCGAGGCCGACGTGCCGCGCGACTGCCGCGTCGCCAACAACCATGTGCACGGCATCGGCCTCGACTACGCGGGCGCCGTGGGCATCTGGGTCGGTTTCGCCCAGCGGGCCGTCATCGCCCACAACCTCGTCCACGACACGCCCTACACCGGCATCTCGCTCGGCTGGCAGTGGAACCCCCAGCCCACGCCGGCGCGGGAGAACACCATCGAGTGGAACCACGTTCACAACGTCATGAACCGCCTGGGCGACGGCGGCTGCATCTACACCCTGGGTCTCCAGCCCGGCACGCAGATCCGCTTCAACCACCTCCACGACGTCCACCGCAGCCCCCTGTGCCAGGCCGCGCCCAACAACGGCATGTTCATTGACGAGGGCTCGAAGGGCTTCCACTTCGAGCGCAACGTCATCTACCGCACCAGCGCCGAGCCCGTCCGCTTCAACCAGTGCGCTCGCGACTGGCACACCTGGAAGGATAACGTGGAGGGCGACATCGCGGCCCCCGTGCCCGGCAAGGTGGGCCTGGCCCTCGGCTGCGACGGCTCCAGTTCCTTCGTCGAGGCGCCGCACAAGCCCGAACTCGACCCCGAGCAGCTCACGGTCGAGGCGTGGGTCAAGCTCGACGAGTATCCCGGCGGCAACGACCCCCGCCGCTGGATCGTCAACAAGAACCGCAACGAGTGGGAGGAGGGGCACTACGCCCTGATCGTCGAGAGGGACCGCGTGGGCGCCTACCTCAACATCGGCGGCGGGCGGCAGAACCACCTCATGGCCATGAGCGGCGAAGGCGCCCTCAAGCTCGGCGCCTGGCACCACGCCGCCTTCACCTACGACGGCGCCGACCTGAAGGTCTACCTCGATGGCAAACAGGTCGCGGCGGCGGCCATCAACAAGAAGCGCAAGCCCGGCCACGCCGCCCTCGCCATAGGCCGGCGGCAGGACGCTTACAACTACTTCAAGGGCGCGATAGACGAGGTGCGCGTCTACGCCCGCGCCTTGGCTGCCGACGAACTGAAGGCCCACTTCGACACTCCCGGCGTCAAGGACGACAAGGCCCTCGCCGGCGCCTGGACCTTCGACGACCAAGCCAAGCTCAGCGAAGGCGCGAAAGAGGTCATGGACAAGGCTGGCCTGGAACCCGCGTATCGCGAAAGGTTGGGGCAAGCAGCCAAGTAA
- a CDS encoding leucine-rich repeat domain-containing protein, producing the protein MTEHSARRALAMLAFGIFLPPRYAQGEREPFWTPERDAGVWYRRLDGDEMFIPDVHMGVPWFSVGDTPPLFYFWERGVRLVFEREGPRVFVSCDGAPPALAGVVFNAPGGSQALREALERGASGFILWVPGNAIGELPDLPPEARIAISVRDESDRQLEALGRLRHAHALRVRIGSRPCDLRPLVPLTRLVSLDLSGCVELADLGPLRAMPELRSLSLWGCKKVTDLTPLAGLRRMERLLLTGCTAVSDLAPLAGMEDLVFLRLSYCGRITDLRPLAKLTKLRALYLDQCTEVADLTPLSDLTHLVFLQLQACRRVTDLSPLGRMARLKYLGLYGCEGLRDIAPLASLRALESLTLNGCEAIKDLGHLAHLPRLRRIDLVRCDGIKDLSPLRAAAQRGADIFVDPALEAQLKRLRQP; encoded by the coding sequence ATGACTGAGCACTCGGCGCGAAGGGCACTCGCGATGCTCGCCTTCGGAATCTTCCTGCCGCCGCGGTACGCACAGGGCGAGCGCGAGCCCTTCTGGACCCCGGAGCGAGATGCAGGGGTGTGGTACCGGCGCCTCGATGGGGACGAGATGTTCATCCCGGATGTCCATATGGGGGTCCCCTGGTTCTCGGTCGGGGACACTCCGCCGTTGTTCTACTTCTGGGAGCGTGGCGTCCGCCTGGTCTTCGAGCGGGAGGGGCCTCGGGTGTTCGTAAGCTGCGACGGGGCGCCGCCCGCTCTGGCGGGGGTCGTCTTCAATGCCCCCGGCGGGTCCCAGGCTCTCCGCGAGGCGCTCGAACGAGGGGCCAGCGGGTTCATCCTCTGGGTCCCGGGAAACGCGATTGGGGAACTGCCGGACCTGCCGCCCGAGGCCCGTATCGCGATCAGCGTCCGGGACGAGAGTGATCGCCAACTCGAGGCGCTGGGCCGGCTGCGCCATGCCCACGCTCTCCGGGTGCGGATCGGGAGTCGCCCCTGCGACCTGCGCCCCCTGGTGCCCCTGACGCGCCTCGTGTCGCTCGATCTCTCGGGCTGCGTGGAACTCGCCGACCTGGGGCCTCTGCGTGCCATGCCCGAGCTCAGGTCGCTCAGCCTCTGGGGCTGCAAGAAGGTCACCGACCTCACGCCCCTGGCCGGCCTGCGGCGCATGGAACGCCTCCTCCTCACAGGCTGCACGGCCGTCAGCGACCTCGCGCCGTTGGCCGGGATGGAGGATCTTGTGTTTCTCCGGCTCAGCTATTGCGGCAGGATCACCGATCTTCGGCCGCTGGCCAAGCTGACGAAGCTGCGCGCGCTCTACCTGGACCAATGCACCGAGGTCGCAGACCTCACCCCGTTGAGCGACCTGACCCACCTCGTTTTCCTGCAACTGCAGGCCTGCCGACGGGTGACCGACCTCTCTCCACTGGGCCGAATGGCCCGGCTGAAGTACCTCGGCCTGTACGGCTGCGAAGGCTTGCGCGACATCGCGCCGCTGGCAAGCCTGAGGGCGCTTGAGAGCCTCACGCTCAATGGCTGCGAGGCGATCAAGGATCTGGGACATCTCGCGCACCTGCCGCGCCTCAGGCGGATCGACCTCGTCCGCTGCGACGGGATCAAAGACCTCTCGCCCCTTCGCGCCGCCGCGCAGCGGGGGGCCGACATTTTCGTGGACCCTGCTCTCGAAGCCCAGCTCAAGAGGCTGCGGCAGCCGTGA
- the uppS gene encoding polyprenyl diphosphate synthase — MARTTASAPDPQRLPQHVAVIMDGNGRWAEQRGLPRVRGHEAGAESVRVVTEEAVRLGLRQITLYVFSSQNWGRPASEVNGLMRMLRRYLVGERRQIMKHGIRLVAIGRRAGIPGPVRRELEKTERLSAANTGLTVCLALNYGGREEIADAARALAADAAAGRVRPAQIDEALFGSYLYTAGMPDPDLLIRTAGEMRLSNFLLWQVSYAEFYVTPVCWPEFRVEEFHKALSAYAARRRTFGLVREER; from the coding sequence ATGGCAAGGACCACGGCGAGCGCGCCGGACCCCCAGCGATTGCCCCAGCACGTGGCCGTCATCATGGATGGCAACGGGCGTTGGGCCGAGCAGCGCGGGCTGCCGCGCGTCCGGGGGCACGAGGCCGGCGCCGAAAGCGTGCGCGTCGTTACCGAAGAAGCCGTGCGCCTGGGGCTGCGCCAGATCACCCTCTACGTCTTCTCGTCCCAGAACTGGGGCCGTCCCGCCTCCGAGGTGAACGGGCTGATGCGCATGCTGCGCCGCTACCTGGTCGGGGAACGCCGACAGATCATGAAGCACGGCATCCGCCTCGTGGCCATCGGCCGGCGGGCCGGCATCCCGGGCCCCGTTCGGCGCGAGTTGGAGAAGACCGAGCGGCTGTCGGCCGCGAACACGGGGCTCACCGTGTGCCTGGCCCTCAACTATGGCGGGCGGGAGGAGATCGCCGACGCGGCGCGCGCTCTGGCGGCCGACGCCGCGGCCGGCAGGGTCCGGCCGGCGCAGATTGACGAAGCCCTGTTCGGCTCCTACCTCTACACCGCCGGCATGCCCGACCCCGATCTGCTGATCCGCACCGCCGGCGAGATGCGCCTGAGCAACTTCCTGCTCTGGCAGGTCTCGTACGCCGAGTTCTACGTCACCCCGGTGTGCTGGCCCGAGTTCCGCGTCGAGGAGTTCCACAAGGCTCTGAGCGCCTATGCCGCGCGGCGGCGCACCTTCGGGCTCGTCAGGGAGGAGCGATAG
- a CDS encoding phosphatidate cytidylyltransferase: MVRKRVALGSAVGAGFLALAWLDSVLAGGPIFHIFIGAVMVCTLLEVYALAERAQAEPLRVLPVILLVVFVTWDYAAGLGGVWPFVSLGEQAGQLAGFYAPVGLATAASFWALALAQLLARDPRRWLAGVPATLFGFVYVWFVGAHLFPIRGMGMGYVITLIAVAKLGDAGAYFVGSHWGRHRLAPRISPNKTVEGAVGGLAASVLAAVAAALVFGLEGRLGFWALFGGVVGAAAQLGDLVASAIKRSAGVKDSGNLLSAFGGVLDVVDSPLMAGPVALWLLAA, from the coding sequence ATGGTCCGCAAACGGGTGGCGCTGGGGTCGGCCGTGGGCGCGGGCTTTCTCGCGCTGGCCTGGCTCGATTCTGTGCTGGCCGGCGGGCCGATCTTCCACATTTTCATCGGCGCCGTCATGGTCTGCACCCTGCTGGAGGTCTATGCCCTGGCGGAACGCGCGCAGGCCGAGCCGTTGCGGGTGCTGCCGGTGATCCTGCTGGTGGTCTTCGTCACCTGGGACTACGCGGCCGGGCTGGGCGGCGTGTGGCCGTTCGTGTCGCTCGGTGAGCAGGCCGGCCAGTTGGCCGGCTTCTACGCGCCGGTAGGGCTGGCCACAGCCGCCAGCTTCTGGGCGCTGGCCCTCGCGCAACTGCTGGCGCGCGACCCGCGCCGCTGGCTGGCGGGCGTGCCGGCCACGCTGTTCGGGTTCGTCTACGTGTGGTTTGTCGGCGCCCACCTCTTTCCCATCCGGGGCATGGGAATGGGGTACGTGATCACCCTCATCGCCGTGGCGAAACTGGGCGACGCAGGGGCCTATTTCGTCGGCTCGCACTGGGGCCGGCACCGGCTGGCGCCGCGCATCAGCCCGAACAAGACCGTGGAGGGCGCCGTGGGCGGGCTCGCCGCCAGCGTGCTGGCCGCCGTGGCGGCCGCCCTGGTGTTCGGCCTGGAGGGGCGCCTGGGCTTCTGGGCGCTCTTCGGCGGCGTGGTGGGCGCCGCGGCGCAGCTCGGCGACCTGGTCGCCAGCGCCATCAAGCGCTCGGCCGGCGTCAAGGACTCGGGCAACCTGCTCTCGGCCTTCGGCGGCGTGCTCGACGTGGTGGATTCGCCTCTCATGGCCGGCCCGGTGGCCCTCTGGCTCCTGGCGGCCTGA